Sequence from the Deltaproteobacteria bacterium PRO3 genome:
TTGGTGGGCCTGCGAATAGCGCTCCATCGAGACCTTCCCCTGCACCACCTCCTGCAGATCCCGACGCAGCGCCTCGATGCGCCGCTCTTCCTCGAGGATCTGACCGCGGTGGTCGGTGACCTTGAGCAAAAGCAGGGCCTCGCCCCTGGAGGTGAAAAACTGTTCGAGAGCGAGGATGTTGACTTGATTGGCGGCCATCACGCCCGTCACCTGCTCGAAGAGGCGCGGCGAGTTGACCGTGTAGAGCAGGAGACGATTGAGATTCTCCTGCCGGTCGATCTGGCTTTGGAAGAGGAAGGTCTCGCCGAAGTGCCCCTGGACGGTCCGGAAGTGGCTTAAGATCGCGGGCGGCGCGTTGGCGATGAAATAACGCGGCGGCATGCTGTCGAGATACTGCTTGAGCGCGGCACGGTCGACGTCGGGCTCGGCGGTCTCGAGCAGCTTCTCCTTCATCTGCTGCATGATGACCATGGCGCGTTCGGGGCTGAAGTCCCCGGCCTCGATGACCTTCCGGGTCTTCTGATAGAGGTCTTGCAGCAGGCTTCCCTTCCACGGCGTCCAAACGTCGGGTCCAACGGCGCGGATGTCGGCCCAGGTGAGGATGAAAAGCATGTTGAGGCGGTCCAAGGTGCCCATGGAGCGGGCGAACTGGGTGATGAGGTTGTAGTCCTCGAGGTCGCGGCGCTGCGAGAGGTGCGGCATGAGGAGGTGGGAGCGCACCTGAAACTCGACCTCGGCGATGTCGGCGGCCGGGTAGGCCATGCGGCTCATCACCGCCTGGGCGATCTCCGCGCCCCGCTCGGAGTGGTTGCCGCCCTTCCCCTTCCCGATGTCGTGGAAGAGGACGCTCAGGACGAGGAGGTCGGGGCGCTGGACCTCGGCCATCGTCTGCTTGAAGAGCGGAAACTCCGCGTCGTAGTCGCCGTTGTGCAGCTTGCTCAGCTCTTGCACGGCGAAGATGGAGTGCGCGTCGACCGTGTAGATGTGATAGACGTCGTGCTGGGTCTGGAACAGGATGTCGCCGAACTCCGGCAGGATGGCGCCCAGGAAGCGGCAGTCGTGCATCTCCGCCAGGCTCTTCCCGATGCCCGAGACGTCGGCGAACATCTCTTTGAGCATCGCGCAGACCTCGGGGTCGCGGCGATAGGCGTCGTCGACGACGTTCAAGTGCCGGCCGATGAAGGACTTCAGGTCCTCGTCGAGGCCCAGGCGCTCCTTTTGCGCCAGGTAGAAGGCCCGCATAAACTCGACGGGCTGCTTCGCGAGGGCCGCGAAGTCCTTGGGCACCACGTAGCCGTCGATGCCGTAGTAGAAATCGTTGAGCGTGCTCTTCAGTCGCTTCTTGACCAGCATGATCAGCGAATCGGGCGGCCGCAGCAGGCGCCGGCTCACCTCGGTCAGGAGGCGGTGCAGGTTGGCGGCGTGGCTGTAGTAGGCCTGGCGGAATTTTTCGACGCCGCGACTGCCGCCGGCGTCCTCGAAGCCCAGCTCGCGGGCGATCGGCTCCTGCAGCTCAAAGGTCAGCTGGTCCTGCCCTTTCCCCGCGCGGCGGTGCAGGCGGTTGCGGACCCCCCAAATGAAATCCAAGGCGCGGCGCAGGGTATCGGCCTCCTCCTCGCTTAAGAGACCGCGGCGCACCCACTCGGAGA
This genomic interval carries:
- the glnD gene encoding [protein-PII] uridylyltransferase encodes the protein MTTTAENASLKTLAETSPKYLTDDLIEFKIEGDPTAAVRDYLQRCREVLGRKMDENAPMERVVRLQSLMTDRMIVALYKHAFEQSQAKGVLPIPLAMFALGGYGRAELNLFSDIDLLFLYEGKAGTRLEFVTKQMLYPLWDAGVELGYAIRTINDCKRVMKEDQRALSSMLDSRFLAGDRELAEKFLTFLESRFASSRALNEFVALKTKETEERIKRFGSSVYMLEPNLKESEGGLRDWHLLRYYARIALKTPAISEWVRRGLLSEEEADTLRRALDFIWGVRNRLHRRAGKGQDQLTFELQEPIARELGFEDAGGSRGVEKFRQAYYSHAANLHRLLTEVSRRLLRPPDSLIMLVKKRLKSTLNDFYYGIDGYVVPKDFAALAKQPVEFMRAFYLAQKERLGLDEDLKSFIGRHLNVVDDAYRRDPEVCAMLKEMFADVSGIGKSLAEMHDCRFLGAILPEFGDILFQTQHDVYHIYTVDAHSIFAVQELSKLHNGDYDAEFPLFKQTMAEVQRPDLLVLSVLFHDIGKGKGGNHSERGAEIAQAVMSRMAYPAADIAEVEFQVRSHLLMPHLSQRRDLEDYNLITQFARSMGTLDRLNMLFILTWADIRAVGPDVWTPWKGSLLQDLYQKTRKVIEAGDFSPERAMVIMQQMKEKLLETAEPDVDRAALKQYLDSMPPRYFIANAPPAILSHFRTVQGHFGETFLFQSQIDRQENLNRLLLYTVNSPRLFEQVTGVMAANQVNILALEQFFTSRGEALLLLKVTDHRGQILEEERRIEALRRDLQEVVQGKVSMERYSQAHQNQLFWGKKVAPARPPRVEIDNDVSAYYTVIDVYANDRIGILHDIARVMRALGLYIEVSKISTKVDQVADVFYVKDIFGHKITDSKKIGGIKKAVIEALSEAPKEA